The segment ATCGTTGTGGAAATGCATTTACGTCAATTTGGTTTCATGAAGTATCACAATGGCTGGAATATCCTCTATTCATTTCTGGCCAACCTGTTCTTGTTAGGCATGCTTCGTCTGCACCACCGATGGGCTGAACAGGGCCGGACAATCTTCCATTAAAAGAAAAGCGAAAACATCAGGACTGCCGGATAAACCGACAATCTTTTGTTTTCGCTTTCTCATTGGTTTTATCATTCTAGTACAAAGACAAGTACTGTTCCCGTTCCCAAGGGTGTACTTGCGTTCGGAACATATCCCACTCTATTTCCTTTGCTTCCACAAAGTTGGTTAATGCATGTTTACCAAGGGCTTCACAGATAACAGCATCCTGTTTCAGCTCTTTCAAAGCTGCTTTCAATGTAGATGGCAGGCTTTCGATTCCGGCTTTTTTCCGCTCGGTCTCATTCATGATATAAATATTCTGGTCCGTTTTCTGAGGTAACTTCATTTTGTTTTTGATTCCGTCTAAACCCGCCTTCAACATTACCGCCAATGCGAGATAGGGATTCGCTGCAGGATCCGGGCTGCGGACTTCAATCCGGGTAGACAAACCACGGGAGGCCGGTATCCGTACCAGGGGACTTCTATTCTTCGGAGACCATGCCACATAACAAGGTGCTTCATATCCCGGAACCAAACGTTTATAAGAGTTGACCAAAGGGTTGGTGATAGCTGTAAATCCTTTGGCATGCTTCAAAATACCAGCCAAAAAATAACGGGCAGTTTCTGACAGACCCAAGGAGTCAGATTCATCGTAAAAAGAATTCTCCGATCCGCAAAACAGAGACAGATGGGTATGCATACCTGAGCCGCTTACTCCAAACAGCGGTTTGGGCATGAATGTAGCATGTAATCCGTAACGACGGGCAATATTTCTTACAACCAGTTTGAAAAGCTGAATATTATCAGCAGCCGTAAGTGCATCCGTATATTTAAAATCAATTTCATGCTGACCTGGTGCCACTTCATGGTGGGATGCCTCTACATCAAAGCCCAATTTATCCAGAGTAAGAACAATATCCCGACGACAGTTTTCCCCGAGATCAAGAGGAGCCAAATCAAAATAACCGCCCTTGTCGTTAAGATCCAGAGTCGGATCTCCGTTGGAATCTGTTTTGAACAGGAAAAACTCCGGTTCCGGCCCGACATTGAAGGCTGTAAAACCCATCTTCTCCGCCTCTTTCAATGCCCTTTTCAGCGTTCCCCTGGGATCACCTCCAAATGGCGTACCGTCTGCATTGTACACATCACAGATCAGCCCCGCCACTTTTCCTCCTTCGCCTCCCCATGGATAAATGATCCAACTGTCCAAGTCTGGATACAGATACATATCTGATTCTTCAATCCGTACAAACCCTTCAATCGTCGAACCGTCAAACATCATTTTGTTATCCAGGGCTTTCCCCAATTGGGATTTTGGGATTTCTACATTTTTAATAGCCCCCAATAAATCCGTAAACTGAAGCCGGATATACTCCACATTGTGTTCCCGGACAGACTTTAAGATATGTTCTTTTGTATTTCTCCCCAACTTTTTTGCCCCCTTCACGGCCTCACAATCCACGAAATCACGGTTCATGAATGATTATTTCTAATTGAAAAATGTTGCAACTGATTCTCCTGAGACAATCAGGTCCTGATCTACCAAAGGAGGGTAATCCGGCCATGAAGCGTGTTAATCTGGTGAACTCCATCCTCCCCTATTTTTTTCAGTGTATGGATGTCAATTTATGTTGTCAAGTGTTGACAGTAAATTGTTATTTTAAGTAATACAGGTTAAAAAGGGCTTCAGTCACGAAAAATGAAAACATTAAAACCCGTGGTTTCGTACCGACGGGTTTTAATGACTTCAACTTAATACCAATATAATAAACCAGATCAGGAGTCCTGCCATCAAAACCCCCTTGACAATCACACCTCCCAGAAAGCCGATCAAAGTACCAAATCCCAATTTTACAGCTTGGGGAAATGACTTTTTAAGAGACAGCTCTACCAATATCACCGCTACAACAGGACCAAACAATATTCCCCAGGGTGGAAACAACAGGCCGAAAACCCCCGCTCCCAAAATGGAGGCAATTGTCGAATAACGGGAGCCCCCATAAGTTTTGACAGCAATTCCCCCTGCCACATAATCGGTAACTGTTACGACAATCGCCAAAAGAACAGCCCCAACCCAAAACCAGAGATTCAGAGAGTGGGAGTCCACTAAAAAGTGATAAAGAGCAAAACCGATCACCATCAAGGGAATATCTGGCAAAACAGGAACCAGCAGGCCGATAAATGCGGTGACAAAAAGCAATATGATCAGGATCCACCAGATTGCATCCATGTTGGGTA is part of the Kroppenstedtia pulmonis genome and harbors:
- the glnA gene encoding type I glutamate--ammonia ligase, which gives rise to MGRNTKEHILKSVREHNVEYIRLQFTDLLGAIKNVEIPKSQLGKALDNKMMFDGSTIEGFVRIEESDMYLYPDLDSWIIYPWGGEGGKVAGLICDVYNADGTPFGGDPRGTLKRALKEAEKMGFTAFNVGPEPEFFLFKTDSNGDPTLDLNDKGGYFDLAPLDLGENCRRDIVLTLDKLGFDVEASHHEVAPGQHEIDFKYTDALTAADNIQLFKLVVRNIARRYGLHATFMPKPLFGVSGSGMHTHLSLFCGSENSFYDESDSLGLSETARYFLAGILKHAKGFTAITNPLVNSYKRLVPGYEAPCYVAWSPKNRSPLVRIPASRGLSTRIEVRSPDPAANPYLALAVMLKAGLDGIKNKMKLPQKTDQNIYIMNETERKKAGIESLPSTLKAALKELKQDAVICEALGKHALTNFVEAKEIEWDMFRTQVHPWEREQYLSLY
- a CDS encoding DUF456 domain-containing protein; translated protein: MDAIWWILIILLFVTAFIGLLVPVLPDIPLMVIGFALYHFLVDSHSLNLWFWVGAVLLAIVVTVTDYVAGGIAVKTYGGSRYSTIASILGAGVFGLLFPPWGILFGPVVAVILVELSLKKSFPQAVKLGFGTLIGFLGGVIVKGVLMAGLLIWFIILVLS